A genomic window from Candidatus Denitrolinea symbiosum includes:
- a CDS encoding iron permease: protein MLPSFLLSLREGLEAALIIGIVLGVLVKLKRTELNGVVWRGVGLAALLSLFVAIALNLLGMEFEGKSEEIFEGIAMLLAAGVLTWMILWMKNHGSTLKSEIEEQTNQATLGKGQKALFALAFLAVFREGIELALFLLAARLTSSPLQTVSGALLGLICAAILGWLLFKSTMKLSLRNFFGATNILLIIFAAGLVGLGVHEFNEAGIIPSVIEHVWDINGILSDKSEVGLLLKALVGYNGNPSLTEVGAYISYLVVLIAILLTQRRKQSAVKVITR, encoded by the coding sequence ATGCTTCCTAGTTTTCTTTTATCACTTCGAGAGGGGCTTGAAGCTGCCCTCATCATCGGAATCGTGCTCGGTGTTCTGGTAAAACTAAAGCGAACCGAACTGAATGGCGTTGTCTGGCGCGGTGTAGGACTGGCAGCCCTATTAAGTCTTTTCGTAGCCATTGCTCTCAACCTGCTTGGTATGGAATTCGAAGGCAAAAGCGAGGAAATTTTCGAAGGCATTGCCATGCTTCTTGCCGCAGGTGTACTTACGTGGATGATCCTATGGATGAAAAATCATGGCAGTACACTCAAGAGTGAAATTGAAGAACAAACCAATCAGGCCACGCTGGGGAAGGGGCAAAAAGCCCTGTTCGCGCTGGCGTTCCTGGCTGTGTTCCGTGAAGGGATCGAGTTGGCGTTATTCCTGCTTGCCGCACGGCTGACATCCAGTCCGTTGCAAACGGTCTCGGGCGCATTGCTTGGACTGATTTGTGCGGCGATTCTTGGCTGGTTATTGTTTAAATCCACCATGAAACTCAGCCTGCGTAATTTCTTTGGCGCAACCAATATCCTTCTGATTATCTTCGCGGCTGGTCTAGTCGGGCTAGGAGTTCACGAGTTCAACGAAGCAGGCATCATCCCATCCGTGATCGAGCATGTCTGGGACATCAACGGTATTTTGAGCGACAAAAGTGAAGTGGGCTTGCTTCTGAAAGCGCTGGTCGGGTATAACGGCAATCCTTCCCTGACGGAAGTGGGTGCT
- a CDS encoding multicopper oxidase family protein — protein sequence MTDLNRISRRDVLKLMGLGAGGLFLGACGLLPPASTNPTAAPVFPTPLTPAPDLPILSVDLTAGRGTLPIFSGTETSILRYQAKVKEGSGDFIQTLSGSYLGPIFRVKQGQRVQVRLNNELPDPTIIHWHGLKIPEEMDGHPRYAVAPGKSFDYDFQVINRAGMYWFHPHPHQLTGPQVYYGLAGLFIVSDEEEAALGLPAGEYDLPLVIQDRTLDSQNQMVYLANGMMDSMIGFLGDVILVNGVPNASIEVKASSYRLRLLNGSNSRIYKLAWQDGTPLTVIATDGGLLEAPVTRDYITLAPGERVEVWADFSGRTTGSEMRLVSLPFSGFSSGGGMMMGGSASLPLGASFDILNLKVGEKGEDVIPLPSRLSTIERHDVNDAVNQNNPRLFTLAMQGMVHTINNRLFEMDVVARDEIVLLGDLEVWEFANLEGGGGGMGMGMMNMEMPHPMHIHGVQFQVLGRELAQGNESVYKDLSAGFVDDGWKDTVLVMPGEKVQVLVRFENYKGTFLYHCHNLEHEDAGMMRNYRIEG from the coding sequence ATGACCGACTTGAATCGAATTTCTCGAAGGGACGTTCTTAAATTAATGGGACTTGGCGCGGGAGGATTGTTCCTCGGCGCCTGCGGACTTTTACCGCCCGCTTCAACCAACCCGACAGCGGCTCCCGTTTTCCCGACACCGCTCACACCTGCGCCTGATCTTCCCATCCTGTCCGTTGACCTGACCGCGGGACGCGGCACGCTCCCAATCTTTTCAGGGACGGAAACTTCCATTTTGCGGTATCAGGCAAAGGTCAAGGAAGGAAGCGGGGATTTCATCCAGACCCTGAGCGGCTCGTATCTGGGTCCCATTTTCAGGGTGAAGCAGGGTCAACGAGTCCAGGTTCGGTTGAACAACGAACTGCCCGACCCGACCATCATCCACTGGCACGGGTTGAAAATTCCAGAAGAGATGGATGGGCATCCGCGGTATGCCGTCGCGCCTGGGAAAAGTTTCGACTATGATTTTCAGGTGATCAACCGCGCGGGCATGTATTGGTTCCATCCGCACCCGCACCAGTTGACGGGTCCGCAGGTGTATTATGGGCTGGCAGGCTTGTTCATCGTCAGCGATGAGGAGGAAGCCGCGCTGGGTTTGCCTGCGGGCGAGTATGATCTGCCGCTGGTGATACAGGACCGCACGCTTGACTCGCAAAACCAGATGGTCTATTTGGCAAACGGCATGATGGATTCGATGATCGGTTTTCTGGGCGATGTGATTCTGGTCAACGGCGTGCCCAATGCAAGTATAGAGGTCAAAGCCAGTTCATACCGCTTGCGGCTGTTGAACGGCTCGAACTCACGCATTTATAAACTAGCATGGCAGGATGGCACACCCTTGACCGTGATTGCAACCGATGGTGGTTTGCTGGAAGCGCCTGTGACCCGTGACTATATTACGCTTGCGCCTGGCGAACGGGTGGAGGTGTGGGCTGATTTCAGCGGGCGAACTACGGGCAGTGAAATGCGATTGGTCAGCCTGCCGTTTTCAGGGTTCAGCAGCGGCGGAGGGATGATGATGGGCGGCAGCGCCAGTCTGCCCCTCGGTGCGTCATTCGATATCCTGAATTTGAAAGTCGGCGAGAAAGGCGAAGATGTTATCCCATTGCCTTCGCGCCTCTCGACAATTGAACGTCATGATGTAAACGATGCGGTCAATCAAAACAACCCGCGTTTATTCACGCTGGCAATGCAGGGCATGGTTCACACCATCAATAACCGTTTGTTCGAAATGGATGTGGTTGCAAGGGATGAGATCGTGCTGCTTGGCGATTTGGAAGTTTGGGAATTCGCCAACCTCGAAGGCGGTGGAGGCGGCATGGGAATGGGCATGATGAATATGGAAATGCCTCATCCCATGCACATTCACGGCGTGCAATTTCAAGTACTCGGACGCGAGCTAGCACAGGGCAACGAGTCGGTATATAAGGACTTAAGCGCTGGATTTGTAGATGATGGCTGGAAGGATACAGTTCTGGTCATGCCTGGTGAAAAAGTTCAGGTGCTCGTCCGCTTTGAGAATTACAAGGGAACCTTCCTATATCACTGTCACAATCTCGAACATGAGGATGCTGGCATGATGAGGAATTACCGAATAGAAGGTTGA
- a CDS encoding metal-dependent transcriptional regulator codes for MSHTLSTTAPTRPTHTVEDYLMTMQVMERDHGEIIAARLAEMMNVTPATVAMTLKRMERDNWITGTGRKAVRLTETGRSAAHSVIRRHMLTEWLLVSVLKVPLSETHNEAHNIEHAISAQLEERMRETLGNPQTCPHGNPLPGCEHVTTHWFPLTDLPVGAEVTIRRIHEFAEDNSELLTFLVTSGIVPAAKIKVIDILPFNQTLTIMAAGKPITLGFSAARFIFAEKAGKL; via the coding sequence ATGTCACATACACTGTCAACAACGGCCCCAACCCGCCCCACTCATACAGTGGAGGATTATTTGATGACCATGCAAGTGATGGAACGCGATCATGGTGAAATCATTGCAGCACGTTTAGCAGAAATGATGAATGTGACACCAGCGACTGTTGCCATGACCCTCAAGCGAATGGAGCGGGATAACTGGATCACCGGGACAGGGCGCAAAGCTGTTCGGCTCACTGAAACCGGGCGTTCGGCAGCTCATTCGGTGATTCGTCGTCACATGTTGACGGAGTGGTTACTCGTGAGCGTGTTAAAGGTGCCGCTTTCAGAAACCCACAACGAAGCACATAACATAGAACATGCCATTTCCGCACAATTGGAAGAACGCATGCGTGAAACTCTCGGCAACCCACAGACCTGCCCGCACGGGAATCCGTTGCCTGGTTGTGAACATGTAACCACTCACTGGTTTCCGCTTACAGATCTACCTGTGGGAGCAGAAGTCACAATACGGCGCATCCATGAGTTTGCCGAAGACAACTCCGAGCTTCTAACATTTCTTGTTACTAGTGGAATAGTGCCTGCGGCAAAAATCAAGGTGATAGATATCCTGCCCTTTAACCAAACCTTGACGATTATGGCAGCCGGGAAACCAATCACACTTGGTTTTTCGGCAGCACGGTTTATCTTCGCCGAAAAAGCAGGAAAGCTATAG
- a CDS encoding 4Fe-4S binding protein translates to MDEAFKAFIMLGSAMIYAGVLLGPWGAFKDAAYNVGTSAWFIYAVIFLTIIFVILPGFFTLGILKTKSALPLKQRFASLATALIPLGLMFWVAFSLSFVLTNASYILAALSDPLGLGWNLFGTANAAWQPMLTAILAPAQTLALVGGLIWSARTAQKAANKEKVSSIQVIIYSLIVTSIMLWLLL, encoded by the coding sequence ATGGATGAAGCCTTCAAAGCCTTCATCATGCTCGGTTCAGCCATGATCTACGCAGGTGTACTACTTGGTCCGTGGGGTGCATTCAAAGATGCGGCATATAACGTCGGTACAAGTGCCTGGTTTATTTATGCCGTCATTTTTCTTACAATTATCTTTGTCATTCTCCCTGGATTTTTCACGCTCGGAATTCTAAAAACGAAAAGCGCTCTTCCACTCAAGCAACGATTTGCTTCCCTCGCAACCGCCCTCATTCCATTGGGTTTGATGTTCTGGGTTGCATTCAGTTTATCGTTCGTGCTCACAAATGCCTCCTACATCCTCGCCGCACTTTCCGATCCGCTTGGTCTCGGCTGGAATTTGTTTGGAACAGCCAATGCCGCATGGCAGCCCATGCTCACAGCCATTCTTGCGCCCGCGCAAACTCTCGCGCTCGTCGGCGGCTTGATCTGGTCTGCGCGCACCGCGCAAAAAGCCGCGAACAAAGAAAAAGTTTCATCCATCCAGGTGATCATTTATTCACTTATTGTCACATCCATCATGCTCTGGTTACTACTATGA
- a CDS encoding heavy-metal-associated domain-containing protein, producing MSDNCYVEPIQKSALDHIIQSTDRILLSISGMGCPNCATRVRNGLLQLDGVHDAEVMLNMRMAEVYFDEKKVSAEMLIQAVIGAANDGRHNYQAQVIPA from the coding sequence ATGAGCGACAATTGTTACGTTGAACCGATCCAAAAGTCCGCGCTGGATCATATCATCCAGAGCACCGACCGAATCCTACTATCCATTTCAGGGATGGGTTGTCCCAACTGCGCCACGCGGGTGCGTAATGGTCTGCTGCAGTTGGATGGCGTCCATGACGCTGAAGTGATGCTGAACATGCGCATGGCAGAGGTTTACTTCGATGAGAAAAAGGTTTCTGCCGAGATGCTGATCCAGGCGGTAATTGGAGCAGCGAACGATGGACGTCATAACTATCAGGCACAGGTGATCCCCGCATAA